GCCCTTCGAACATTTTTCAGATACagggttttttttttgtgtgtactGGAAAATTGTATCATTCCGCATTCCAGGAGTGCCCCTATACGTATATGTCCTTGCCCAGATATATTCTAGATGATTTCTTTAGTTCTTTCTATTAAAGGTTCCTTCTGCTGTAATAGTTGCTGTATTGACACATGGACATTATATTATTTTATAGGGTACACTAGATTCAGCAAGACGTGCCTCAGCATTTGTTCGGGGTGATGACGCAGTTCACAAGTTATTCACAGAGCTTGCGTACCGCTACAAGTAAGTTTTACACTGTTACGGGTTGGTTTCAGTTTTAAATCTTGTTAGCATGCTAAAGGGAACTCTTCAAGCTATATCTTATGTATCCTCATTATGTTCCACTTCTATATAGGGATCGAGCTGGTGGATATACAAGACTATTGCGAACCAGGATACGAATAGGAGATGCTGCACCAATGGCTTACATCGAGTATGTTTGTGCTTCACATACCTTACCTGCACAAAATCATTACTTGATTTGCAAAAAATTTGCGTTCACTCTTCGTGTTGCCTGTATTTTCATTCTTCATCAAGTAGTATGCTATAGTATCCTTCATCTTTGGTTAACTATTCCTGTTTCTTAGAATTTACTGTTATCAAATCCGCCCGTCTTTCACTATGTGGTGCTAGTTATTTTTGTTCGAGTTTTCTGTTTATGTATAGTAAGATTCCATTGAGGTCTGAAATTACCTAGAAAAAACATTAGTTTGCAAAGACATAGTAATCAGGAATAGCTTCCAATTGCCACAGATAAACAAACTGTATGCTGTGATGAGGTTGAAATCAACATCTGTTACGTATGTTTTGTTTTTTTTAGGGTTCATCTGTTACCTATCTCTTACACAGATTTGTCGACCGGGAGAATGAACTTCGAGAGGCCAAACCTGCGACGCCACAGCCACCCCAGCGTGCCCCTCTTGATCCATGGACCAGGTCCCGTGCCAGCCAACAGTGGGCAGGTCCTAAAGTCAGCCACAACTCTGGAACCGAAGGGCTATGATAACCAAAAACACTGTCTATCTTTATTTTGTGTTTATGAGAAGCTTTTTCATCTTTACACACGCTAATTAGGAGCTCCATTCTGCAAGAGACCAAAAACTTGTGTTTCCATGGGATGTGTATTTTTGTTGTCGAAGACCATTGTGACTAGCACAAAGTTGTAGCAAATGTGTTACGAGTTTATGCTTACAGGTTGAGTTTGTTATGTCAGGGAACATAGCTATATTGTTGCAATGTtgcagcagatgtgttaagaGTTTATGCTTACAGGTTGAGTTTGTCAATGTCAGATAACATAGCTATAGTGTGGCCATGTTGGCAATGTGCGGCGGAGGTGTTGGTTGCCCTTAGGTATCCTAAAACTCAGTGTGAACATCTTCCTGTTGCAATGTGATCATACTGGCAATTTACTCTGCGGTGTGGAATTTGAATGATTAGAGACTGGAACTAATCCTGCATTCTCACGGGATCTGGCGCTACTGTTCCAGGAAGCTAGTCTGCCTCTGATCAGTTCAGTTTCCTTCTCCCTTCATCCACCCTCCTGAATATCTTCGCCACTGATGTCTGAGTCCGATTAGCCTCGTTTACCAACTTATTATATGTCGCATGCAATTGCTGTGATCATATTGTACCTCAGAACATGGGAAGTGGTCAATTTTGCAGCTTAAGAAGTACATAGGCGTGAGTAATGTTTTGTTGGACGCCTGAACCCCCTGTCGTTCATTTTGATAATGGAAACCTTAGCGATAACATTGCTTCGAATAAAAAAAAGGGCGCGCCTAGGTCACAGGCGACTGAGAATTAATAATTCTCAGTCGACCTGATTTCTCGCTTCTAGCTAAATCCCGATCGATTAGTTCTTTTCTTTTGAATGGATCCCGATCGATTACCTGAACTACTGGCCTGATACGTTTTGTTTTGTTGGGCTTCAGGTTGATGGGCCATTTTTGTCATGTATTATGCTGGAGGCTGGACACACGAACCAATTTCTTTCTACGcccccctcaaaaaaaaaaaaaattctttctacgctttttttttgcgaagaaACAGCCATACCATTAAAGCAAGACATTTACAGAAAGGACCTCCACAAAACATAAGATTACAACCAAGCCCTTCTTCTGTAAAGCGAAGCCACCGACGAAAAGTAGAACGCACCGACGGCGCACCGCCGCCGCATCGCCACATAGTCCTTGGATCGGCAGATGTCTCCAGGCAGACGGGAAGTCGTCGGAACTCGAACTCCGAAGAGCCTCCATCCTACTCCTCCAGCCACATCGCACGCTTGCTTCAACTCGAGCTGAATCTGGATCTTGAAAAGCCgaagccgtcgtcctcgacctccGGCGTGGGGAAGTCGCCCACGGCAGCTGCCCAGAGCTGCGAGCGCGACGGAGGCAGCAGATCCACTTCGGAGCTCCACCGGAGCGCCGTCGTCGAAGGGGAAGATCTCCACCTGCAAAACACACCACCGGCAGCGCCACCGCCCTCCCAACGCCGCCGGCTGAAGACCTAGCAAGCCCTACACTATTTACACACCGAGATCCGGCGTTCCCCCACCCTCCCGCTGCCGAAGCAGCCGGCGGAGGGGAGGAAACGGCCGGATCCGCGGCGGCGAGACGTACTAGAGACTGAGAGACAAGTAACTTGGAAAATCAGTCGTAACACATTTGCTACTAAGAAATTCGTGGTTACAATTCATATGTAACAGCGAAAATTCTTAGTTTCAACCCATGTGTAACTGGAAAAATTACAGTTTCAACCCACGTGTAACTGTAAACATTGTAGTTGCAACACACATGTAAATGAACAAATCTTAGTTGCACCCCACGTGCAACTGAAAAGATCAGAGTTCCAACTCACATGCAACTGGAAAGAATCGCAGTTACAACCCACATGTAACTATTGCAGTTGCAACCCACGTGCAAGTAAAAATTGTCAGTAGCAACCTAGGTTCAAGTGGAAATACTCAGTTGCAACACATTTGTAACTAGGAAAATATCAATTACAACGCATTTACAACTAGAAAAATATCAGTTGCAACTCATCTGTTGCTAAAAAAAATCTCACTTATAACTCATATACAACTAGAGAAATCACGGTTGCAACCTGTGTGTAAATAGAAATATCACAGTTGCAACCGATGTGCAACTGGAAAAATCACAGTTGCAACCAACGTGCAACTCAGAAAAAATAGAGTTAATATAAAATGAGAAAAAAGAAAATATATAAAGGGGAAAATAATAAAATagaataaaaacaaaaataaagtatTACAAAAAATAAtcataaaattcagaaattaaatgACACAAGAAAACAACAAAGAACCACCCGGCAAAACAAGCATCGTGGTTGCCCGTTTAAAGATGAAAACAGGACATCACATGCACAATAACAAAGCACACACACGTAGAATAGCTCAGCAAGAAAAGATGAATAGCCCACATGCATAGAACAAAGTCAAAATTGGTAGGTACATGTATAAATCAAATGGGCCGGACAAAACACACAGCCCAGCACACTTACAAGCCACGTCTTCTGTGTACACGGCATGAGAACGACAGAACATAGCGCGAATCTTAGCGCTCAAATCGAACATCCATTTAGTCGACTGAGATTTAACTAATTCTCAGGCGCCTGAGAATTAGCAAATCcgtaaaaaaaaatacatttaCCTGAGATGTAATATGTATTGGGGAGAAAGCATCaaaaaaattttttttttgcGATAAAGGACTGATGATATTAAGCCAAAGTTCTTACAGAAAGGTCCCTAACAAACTGAAAAATTACAGATAAGGCCAACAGGACCCCGACTGcatcgacgacgacgaggacgtaTGACGGCGCGCCGCCGCTGCTTCTCCTCACTGACCCTGGAACGGGAGAAGACCCTCTTGCGGCCGGGAAGTCGACAAACTCAGCTCCGAGGAACCTCCGCCCAGCACCGCCGACATCGTCGCTTTGCTCAACATCACCAAGACCTTCAAGCTCTTCGGACGTCCGGCTCCACCGCACCATGGACACCGGCGAGGGAACGCCATGCAGCACAGCTCCAAGGACCTGCACACATGGCCAAAGTAGTCGATCTGCAGAGAGGCTCCACCGAGCCGCACTGCCGGAGAGGCCGACCGCCACCACAAAACTCCGCCCCGACCGCGCCGCCCACTCCTCGACGCCGCCGGCAGGAGACCTACCAAACCCTACTCTATACACACTGCAAGACGGGATCCCcaacctcccgccgccggagcggccgacGGAGGCGGGGATCCGGCGAATCGACGGTGGCTTAGTGGATTGGCCGGCGGGATCCAGAAAATCGCCCCTGCTACAGTGACGGTAGGGGGAAAGCGTCCAGGCTCGCTTTTTTAGCTAAGCATCGTAGTGGTGCAAAAagcatcaaaaaaaaaaaaaaaaaaaaaaaaaaaaattgaggcTAGGGGATACAGTTTGCCTGTCATTTTCAGGTACAACATCTACCCAATTGTTAGCTACACCCACAACAAAAGAATGAAGGATTATATTGGCATCACCTGAACTGTGTGATGTGTCGATGTGGCTGCTGCTATCTAGCAGCTCAGAAATATGTGGCCAGTTTGGCTACACCTTGCGTGGTTTTACTTCTGTTATCCACATGTCCAGATAAGTCCAAGTGATAGGCTGAGATTTGTTGTGATGCTGCAAGAGATATAGGTATATAAACATATTCCGGAGCCGATTTTCGAAGATCGGCTAGCCGGGGTCACCAAATGGATTGTGTTCTTCTGAGCTCACATTTGTCATCGCATGCTATTGTTAACACAAGGTATGATTCTTCCCCTTAATCTTTTGCAGAATGTCACTGGAATTTCTTTCGAGGCCACAGAATTTCATTAATTTTCTCCCTGATCCGTCGTCTGGCCTGAACTATATTTTTCAGGTTTCAACAAGGCTCTGTTAGTCTCAACAGTGTAGGATTTGCAGTTATCAGAAAAGGATGCTTAAGATTAAGGTGCTATGCAATTGGTGATGAAGGGAGTCTGAATGATCCTCTGAAGGAGAACAAGAATGGCCCAATTTTGGAAGAACTAAACGGGTCTGCCGCTTCCTTTCGAACTGTTGGGGCTGAAATCACTCAGGAAACAGGAGATTTTTTTGTCAGCGATGCCGAGGGTGACCCAGACAAACCTACGGAGGGTTTCTCCTCGATCGAGGATGCTCTAAATTCATTGCGCAAGGGAAAGGTAAGAGAAAATAAGAGTAAAATAAATACCTTATTTTCTGAACAAAAAATAGTTTCACTCATGCATGCAACTCTTGGACACGGGCCCTACCTGATCTTGGTCATGTTGGATATAGCATGCACAATACTTCAAAGATATGCATAGTACCTCCCAGTCTCCATTATTCACTCCATTTTTAAGATTTCTTAGGTGAATCATACTTGCCCACTTTTCTTCCAAAAAACCGTAGTTGTATTATGAATATTTGTAGACATTCATGTAAAGCACACTCTAAAATGATAGGATTAACAGTTTCATTCTGTGATGTATCAGTTTCTCTCGTTTTCATGTAAACAAGTTTATTTTTCACTTAAAAATTCGGGGCGAGACTTTCAGTACACGAATGCATTATCAGTATTTCAAATATAGTCGGCTTTGACTACAGAGTTAACTATTCATTCTTCTCCAGTTTGTTATTGCTGTAGATGACGAAAAGGGTGACAACGAAGGGGAACTTGTCATGGCAGCAGATCTAGTCAGCCCAGAATCAATTGCATTCATGATCAGAAATGGTTCCGGTATCATCTCAGTGGGAATGAAGGAAGAGGATCTAGAAAGATTGATGATTCCTATGATGTCTCCCGTCACTGAAATCGGTGACATTTCAGCTGCTGCTTCCACAGTGACAGTGGTAAGAATCTGATGTTTAACAGCCTTCGTTGCAGGCACTAGATGATCACAGGTTGATTAGTTAGATCTATAATCTTTGGTTGTGGCAGTAACTAGAAGCATTGCTTCTCCTATCTATGCAGGATGCCAGAGTGGGCATATCAAATGGCGTGTCAGCTGCAGACAGGGCAAAAACCATCCTTGCTCTAGCATCCCCTGACTCTAAGCCCACTGACCTCAGAAGGCCAGGCCACATCTTCCCCCTCAAGTACCGGAACGGCGGCGTGCTGAAAAGAGCAGGGAACACAGAGGCGTCGGTGGATCTTGTCACATTGGCCGGCTTGCGCCCTGTGTCCGTTCTGTCGACCATCATCGACCCGAAGGACGGTTCGATGGCAGGAACACCAATGCTGAAACAGATGGCTTTGGAGCATGATATCCCGATTGTCTCGATCGCTGATCTCATCCGGTTAGTATACCTTAAGGTGAAGCCTTTGTGAACTTACAGCTTGTTTTGTTCCTGCTGTAAATTGTACTGCTTGAAATCACTCTCCAAGATTAGTCAGATACCTGAAGTGAAATATAAATTCCATGTTGCAGATATCAATCTCATTTCATTCTGTTGGTGTAATTCAGGTACAGGAGGAAGAGGGAGAAACTGGTGGAACTGATAGCAGTATCTCGTTTGCCTACTAAATGGGGCCTTTTCCGCGCCTACTGCTACCAATCCAAGCTGGATGGAACTGAGCACATAGCTGTTGCCAAGGTACCTAGCTATGTAGTTGGTTTTTCTGATGATCCAACAGTTTTGATTCGCTGATGGGCGTTTGCTCCGGTACAACCCCCTCCcctaaactcaaagcaaacttaaATACAAGGACGGCTGAGATCGCTTGATACCCCTTCGTTTAATACTAAACGGGTATACGTAGCCCTGTACAAAACCCGTATGATCCAACTAAATTGTATGCCGCATACGTATGTATATAATTATGTATATACGTGGATTATTGGTGGCGATTCGTCAGCGGTGGCGGTCGTGGCCGCCGGGCGGGAGGAGCAACAAGGTGGTGATAGGCAGCCACGAGGCACTGTGAGGCGAAGCTGGACGACACGAGTCTCAGCAATGTCTCTTAGGTCCGTACCGGTATGGTTGGGGCGGCGTGCATGCTAGACGGCGACGTGACGGCGCGACAAACTGCCGGATAGTTCGTCCCGGACAGTCTGGTGCAATTCGGCCGGACTGTCCGTCGCGTTGGGAACGAGACTAACCGGACTATCTTGCGGTGCTTGCGTTGGACTGTCTTGCGGCGCCGGACTGTCTTGTGGTGTTCGCGTCGGACTGTCTTGCGGCGCCGGACTGTCTTGCGGTGCCCGCCGGACTGTCTTGCGACGACTGTATGCCTATACGTGGGAATACTGAGTTCTGGATTTGGGCTTGGATATGGGCCTAAATAATACCGGTTCGGTTTTGTTGAGTTTGGGGAGGGGGTTGTACTGGAGCAAGCCTCTCGCTGATGAGCTAATCTGAAATGGCAAATGTACAGGGCGATATCGGCGACGGGGAAGACGTGTTGGTGAGGGTGCACTCGGAGTGCCTGACGGGAGACATCCTCGGCTCCGCCCGCTGCGACTGCGGCGAGCAGCTTGACCTGGCGATGCAGCTGATCGAGAAGGCCGGCCGCGGCGTCCTGGTGTATCTGCGCGGCCACGAAGGCCGGGGCATCGGGCTCGGCCAGAAGCTCCGCGCCTACAACCTGCAGGACCAAGGCAGCGACACCGTGGAGGCCAACGTCGAGCTCGGCCTCGCCATTGACTCCCGCGAGTACGGCATCGGCGCCCAGGTCGGTACACACGACGATCACGCAGCATCTCTAGATTGAATTCTTAGAAGAAAATGAGGGTGTTCTGATAGTGATATCGCTGCATGTGTTTTTCAGATTCTTCGGGATATCGGCGTACGCACGATGCGGCTGATGACGAACAACCCGGCCAAGTTCGTGGGGCTCAAGGGGTACGGGCTGGCCGTGGTGAgccgtgtcccggtgatctcgccGATCACCAAGGAGAACCAGAAATACCTCGAGACAAAGAGGACCAAGATGGGGCACATCTACGGCTCCGACCTCCCCGGCGGCCTGCTCAAAGAATTCCTCAATCCGACGGAAGACAACACTACAAGCTAATTTTATACTTGTTACTACAACACATTGCACATATCTTTGACGTTTCTTTCTTTATACTCTGAGGCTCTGAGCAATACAATAATCAAAATTAAGACGGGACATTGCAGAGAAGATGACAAAATTGCATTCAATCAGAACGATCCCATTCATTCATTGTTCATCACAGCCAGAAACAATTACAACTACTCAATCGAACCAGAGACAGTCAAAGACAAGGAAGAGTCTAGGACGATGTGAACTTGGTGACGGCCTTGGTGCCCTCGGAGACGGCGTGCTTGGCGAGCTCGCCGGGCAGGACGAGGCGCACGGAGGTCTGGATCTCCCGGGAGGTGATGGTGGGCTTCTTGTTGTACCTTGCCAGCTTGGCGGACTCGCCGGCGAGCTTCTCAAATATATCGTTGATGAAGGAGTTCATGATGGACATGGCCTTGGAGGAGATGCCGATGTCCGGGTGCACCTGCTTGAGCACCTTGAAGATGTAGATTTTGTACGTCTCCACGCTCTTCTTCGccttcttcttgcccttcttgtcGCCGCCGCCCTCCTTGGCCGCCGGCAGCCGCTTCTCCGCCTTGGGCTTCTTCTCCCCCTTGGCGGGCGCCTTCTCCGCCTTCTCCTCCACCGGCTTCTTCTCCGCGGGCTTCTTCTCGGCCTTGGGCGCCATCACGGACGGATCGAGGAAGGtggctccggcgagaggaggaggatgagagtGTTCTTGCTGGATTGCGACGAGGTGCGATGGGGAATCAAATAATGCTAGACTTACGCAGTTTTGGTTACGGGATTTCTTTACGGGATGAGGTGGAATCATTCAGTTGGAGCAGATCTTTTTCATCCCGTGAGATTAGGAACTGAAGCCCCCCCACGTTCCTCCACGTATGCCCGTAAGTAGGATCACGTAAAAACAATCCGTAAGTGTAGCATTGTTGATGGGGAATTGGGTTTGGGGGCGTCGTTTTTATAGAGAGGCGCGGTGGGATGTGATTGGTTGGAACGGGGCGGACGCGGATCGGTGGAGTGGAGAGATCTGGAGCGTTGAGAGGAACTGGACGGTAGGGATTGGGGCTCGCGGAGATGCCTGAGGGAAGTCGGGCGCGCGGATACCTGATCAGTTTAGGTGCTGAGCGCGAAATTTGGGCGCCGAAATGGAAACGGCGATGGATTTTTGCCCGTTCTCGGATTTGGGTCCGCCAAAAGCCTACGAACTCCCTTCAGAGCATCATTTACTACTCTCTGCGTAAAAACGGATTTGTACATGCACTAGACGAACATTGATTTTAAACAATTTCACAGGAATTCTAAACGATattcatctatttatttattttgaacaAGATTCATCTATTTTCAAACTATATGTGGATTATTTGACTTGTAGGACTTGATTCCGTACGAATGTTTTTTTAAGGGGATATGCAGCCATATTTCTAATTAGGGATGTAAAAGAATCTGAAAGTTTACCATATCATATACCATATTTTCTTAATGGATTTGGGGCCGGATCGGATAATGGCCAGTTGTGGACTCGAATACGGATAGACGATACCACAAGTTTGGAACGCAAATGGAGCGAATTCAGGTCATAACCACGTAAATAAAACAGGTTCATATGGATGCAATAACGCAAACACAAGCGATAGGATAATACTGACATATACTTTAATAGCCTAATATCCTAATGTTTGGACTCTAGTTTGATAGAGTGACCATATAAGTGAGCTATTGTTTAACGGATGAAACTCGAGAACTCGCTATCTAATAAGTATGCTATATTAGCTTTATATTTCGAGTGAAAATCGTATTATTATTCAGATAAAATCCATCATATAATTCTATGTTAACATTTTGATTTGGCTACtttttaataaataaataaataaaggcaGTATGCATCTTTTTGATGCAAAGAAAGGGGTTGATCCCCATTTTGAAAAAACAAAACAATATCCGAGTGATcaacatatggatggcaagcttcaaacaTATGATCTCTTCTAGATAGTTCATCTTAACTTGCACTACTTTTTTTGACACATTTACCGTAGGGGAGCTTTTTTTCCGTCATGTTAATGTTTTGAAGGTACACATGAGAGCTCACTCAATCTTCTTCAAAACATACTTTTCATAGACTCAACTTCTCTCGTGAGCAATATTTGTATCACTCCTTGAATAACGccttcactagtaggaaaagccttataggtgagatcttatttttgtggcgcactagcctaagatgcgccacagaaagttgttTTGTGACGCACCtggcatggtgcgccacaaaaatagcttatttttgtggcgcaccaagaatccatgcgtcacagaaacaaggtggggcccacaccctaccACCCCCAATCATAgatttcactatttctgtggcgcataggttctggtgcgccacagaaataatttATTATGTGGCGCACtggttctggtgcgccacagaaatagcgcctATTATATCATGCCGTACCCCCTCCCTCACCCGTACACCTCTCCCTACCGCTCgtacccctctcccctctccgatCCCTACCGTCGCGCGCTGCCGCCTTTCATGGTGAGCgctgccgtcgccgtcgccttcctccgcgagggccgcatgccgccatgctccacccatccccgccaccagcagcacaagccgctgcggcgaggaggggccgccgcatcaaggaggaggggccggcgtcgcgtcaaggtggaggagctgtcgcgtcctccacccctgtcgtcgtcgtcggtgagctcctccacccctgccgtcatcgTCGGTGAGCTTTCTCCCCTCccgtcccctccctcttcctctctcgcgcgagcacaaagtgctcgacgaaatgcacCACAGAGAGGTTGTGTTGCTAGGTTGTGCTACTATGT
This Lolium perenne isolate Kyuss_39 chromosome 1, Kyuss_2.0, whole genome shotgun sequence DNA region includes the following protein-coding sequences:
- the LOC127321767 gene encoding uncharacterized protein, whose product is MGNFRKLGRHAAHRVSMLRTMVSQLVKHERIETTVAKAKEVRRKADQMVQLGKDGTLDSARRASAFVRGDDAVHKLFTELAYRYKDRAGGYTRLLRTRIRIGDAAPMAYIEFVDRENELREAKPATPQPPQRAPLDPWTRSRASQQWAGPKVSHNSGTEGL
- the LOC127321774 gene encoding probable monofunctional riboflavin biosynthesis protein RIBA 3, chloroplastic isoform X1: MDCVLLSSHLSSHAIVNTRFQQGSVSLNSVGFAVIRKGCLRLRCYAIGDEGSLNDPLKENKNGPILEELNGSAASFRTVGAEITQETGDFFVSDAEGDPDKPTEGFSSIEDALNSLRKGKFVIAVDDEKGDNEGELVMAADLVSPESIAFMIRNGSGIISVGMKEEDLERLMIPMMSPVTEIGDISAAASTVTVDARVGISNGVSAADRAKTILALASPDSKPTDLRRPGHIFPLKYRNGGVLKRAGNTEASVDLVTLAGLRPVSVLSTIIDPKDGSMAGTPMLKQMALEHDIPIVSIADLIRYRRKREKLVELIAVSRLPTKWGLFRAYCYQSKLDGTEHIAVAKGDIGDGEDVLVRVHSECLTGDILGSARCDCGEQLDLAMQLIEKAGRGVLVYLRGHEGRGIGLGQKLRAYNLQDQGSDTVEANVELGLAIDSREYGIGAQILRDIGVRTMRLMTNNPAKFVGLKGYGLAVVSRVPVISPITKENQKYLETKRTKMGHIYGSDLPGGLLKEFLNPTEDNTTS
- the LOC127321774 gene encoding probable monofunctional riboflavin biosynthesis protein RIBA 3, chloroplastic isoform X2 translates to MAADLVSPESIAFMIRNGSGIISVGMKEEDLERLMIPMMSPVTEIGDISAAASTVTVDARVGISNGVSAADRAKTILALASPDSKPTDLRRPGHIFPLKYRNGGVLKRAGNTEASVDLVTLAGLRPVSVLSTIIDPKDGSMAGTPMLKQMALEHDIPIVSIADLIRYRRKREKLVELIAVSRLPTKWGLFRAYCYQSKLDGTEHIAVAKGDIGDGEDVLVRVHSECLTGDILGSARCDCGEQLDLAMQLIEKAGRGVLVYLRGHEGRGIGLGQKLRAYNLQDQGSDTVEANVELGLAIDSREYGIGAQILRDIGVRTMRLMTNNPAKFVGLKGYGLAVVSRVPVISPITKENQKYLETKRTKMGHIYGSDLPGGLLKEFLNPTEDNTTS
- the LOC127321790 gene encoding histone H2B.11 → MAPKAEKKPAEKKPVEEKAEKAPAKGEKKPKAEKRLPAAKEGGGDKKGKKKAKKSVETYKIYIFKVLKQVHPDIGISSKAMSIMNSFINDIFEKLAGESAKLARYNKKPTITSREIQTSVRLVLPGELAKHAVSEGTKAVTKFTSS